Proteins encoded in a region of the Paucibacter sediminis genome:
- a CDS encoding cation:proton antiporter — translation MNSLDLTLLYLVAAVLGVVACRFFKLPPMLGYLVVGVLIGPNALELSGRSAGVNYLAEFGVVFLMFVIGLEFNLPKLRSMRSLVFGMGLLQVALTILGTMAGHVMLDRGLDALGLPWELEWKGALVLGAAMAMSSTAIVVKLMAERLELESEHGRRVIAVLLFQDLAVVPLLVLIPALNSSGAEMASSLAWAGLKAVALLTLLLAGGQKVMRWWLTLVARRKSEELFMLNLLLVTLGLAWLTEHAGLSLALGAFIAGMLIAETEFKHQVETDIRPFHDVLLGLFFITIGMKLDWRAVSAQWPLVVVLTLAPTMAKFLLIAALAKLFQAPTGVSLRTGLYLAQAGEFGFVLLTLGAQQELVAAQWVSPVLASMVLSMLATPVIIMYSNRIVMKLSASDWLLQSVQLTTIAKKAIKADAHVIICGYGRSGQNLARLLEGEHIPYMALDLDPDRVRQAAAAGQSVVFGDAARLQSLMAAGLSRASAVVVSYPDTPSALKILQLVRAHAAHVPVVVRTIDDSDLERLRAAGATEVVPEAIEGSLMLASHALALVGVPMRRVIRLTRDARDARYGLLRGYFHGADDDTAEEREQARLRSVTLPVASAYARQPLGQLALHATGVAVVSVKRAGGAVVQAEDQLLLQGGDTLVLSGTPGALALAEEKLLRA, via the coding sequence ATGAACTCGCTGGATCTGACCCTGCTCTACCTGGTGGCCGCGGTGCTGGGCGTGGTGGCCTGCCGCTTCTTCAAGCTGCCGCCCATGCTGGGCTACCTGGTGGTGGGGGTGCTGATCGGTCCGAACGCGCTGGAGCTCTCGGGCCGCAGCGCCGGCGTCAACTACCTGGCCGAGTTCGGTGTGGTGTTCCTGATGTTCGTGATCGGGCTGGAGTTCAACCTGCCCAAGCTGCGCAGCATGCGCAGCTTGGTGTTCGGCATGGGGCTGCTGCAGGTGGCGCTCACCATCCTCGGCACCATGGCGGGCCATGTGATGCTGGACCGCGGGCTCGACGCCCTGGGCCTGCCCTGGGAGCTGGAATGGAAGGGCGCCCTGGTGCTGGGCGCGGCCATGGCGATGAGCTCCACCGCCATCGTCGTGAAGCTGATGGCCGAACGGCTGGAGCTGGAAAGCGAGCATGGCCGGCGCGTCATCGCGGTGCTGCTGTTCCAGGATCTGGCGGTGGTGCCGCTGCTGGTGCTGATCCCGGCACTGAACAGCAGCGGCGCGGAGATGGCCAGCTCGCTCGCCTGGGCCGGCCTCAAGGCGGTGGCCCTGCTGACCCTGCTGCTGGCCGGCGGCCAGAAGGTGATGCGCTGGTGGCTCACCCTGGTGGCGCGCCGCAAGAGCGAAGAACTCTTCATGCTGAATCTGCTGCTGGTGACCCTGGGCCTGGCCTGGCTCACCGAGCATGCCGGGCTCTCGCTGGCGCTGGGCGCCTTCATCGCCGGCATGCTGATTGCCGAGACCGAGTTCAAGCACCAGGTGGAGACCGACATCCGGCCCTTTCACGACGTGCTGCTGGGGCTGTTCTTCATCACCATCGGCATGAAGCTGGACTGGCGCGCGGTGAGCGCGCAATGGCCGCTGGTGGTGGTGCTGACGCTGGCGCCCACCATGGCCAAGTTCCTGCTCATCGCCGCGCTGGCCAAGCTGTTCCAGGCGCCCACCGGGGTCTCGCTGCGCACCGGCCTCTACCTAGCGCAGGCGGGTGAATTCGGCTTCGTGCTGCTGACCCTGGGGGCGCAGCAGGAGCTGGTCGCGGCGCAATGGGTGAGCCCGGTGCTGGCCAGCATGGTGCTGTCGATGCTGGCCACGCCGGTGATCATCATGTACAGCAACCGCATCGTCATGAAGCTCTCGGCCAGCGACTGGCTCTTGCAATCGGTGCAGCTGACGACGATTGCCAAGAAGGCCATCAAGGCCGACGCCCACGTCATCATCTGCGGCTACGGCCGCAGCGGCCAGAACCTGGCGCGCCTGCTGGAAGGCGAGCACATCCCCTATATGGCGCTGGACCTCGACCCAGACCGCGTGCGCCAGGCCGCCGCGGCCGGCCAGAGCGTGGTATTCGGCGACGCCGCGCGCCTGCAAAGCCTGATGGCGGCCGGCCTGTCGCGCGCCAGCGCGGTGGTGGTGAGCTACCCCGACACGCCCTCGGCGCTGAAGATCCTGCAGCTGGTGCGCGCCCATGCCGCCCATGTGCCGGTGGTGGTGCGCACCATCGACGACAGCGACCTAGAGCGCCTGCGCGCCGCCGGTGCCACCGAGGTGGTGCCCGAGGCCATCGAGGGCTCGCTGATGCTGGCCAGCCATGCGCTGGCCCTGGTGGGCGTGCCGATGCGGCGCGTGATCCGCCTCACCCGCGATGCGCGCGATGCGCGCTACGGCCTGCTGCGCGGCTACTTCCACGGCGCCGACGACGACACCGCCGAGGAGCGCGAGCAGGCGCGCCTGCGCTCGGTCACCCTGCCGGTCGCCAGCGCCTACGCCAGGCAGCCACTCGGCCAGCTGGCCCTGCATGCCACCGGGGTGGCGGTGGTGTCGGTCAAGCGCGCCGGCGGCGCGGTGGTGCAGGCCGAGGACCAGCTGCTGCTGCAGGGCGGCGACACCCTGGTGCTCTCGGGCACGCCGGGCGCGCTGGCGCTGGCCGAGGAAAAGCTGCTGCGCGCCTGA
- a CDS encoding histidine phosphatase family protein has protein sequence MSSTTAPGQRRRIYLMRHGAVSYFDATTGRPVLPEQVSLNELGQAQARAAGEQFAREGVRFDRVIVSGLPRTVQTAGLVLQQLGASAQALSPQTWPELQEIRGGRLAEIPQADLQAAFTGLHHARLGEDTRFLNGESVGELLDRVLPAVARLRADPGWDCALLVLHGVVNAAILSHALSGGQRLLYGSLVQSPACINVLDVGAAPDDWLLRVCNFAPTGALHVEERHTTMEALYQQYLRYRALQDEKKEA, from the coding sequence ATGAGTTCCACCACCGCCCCCGGCCAGCGCCGCCGCATCTACCTGATGCGCCACGGCGCGGTGAGCTATTTCGATGCCACCACCGGCCGGCCGGTGCTGCCCGAGCAGGTCTCGCTCAACGAACTGGGCCAGGCCCAGGCGCGCGCCGCCGGCGAGCAGTTCGCCCGCGAGGGCGTGCGCTTCGACCGCGTCATCGTCTCGGGCCTGCCGCGCACCGTGCAGACCGCCGGCCTGGTGCTGCAGCAGCTCGGCGCGAGCGCGCAAGCCCTGAGCCCGCAGACCTGGCCCGAGCTGCAGGAGATCCGCGGCGGCCGCCTGGCCGAGATCCCGCAGGCCGATCTGCAGGCCGCCTTCACCGGCCTGCACCATGCCCGGCTGGGTGAGGACACGCGCTTCCTGAATGGCGAAAGCGTTGGCGAGCTGCTGGACCGCGTGCTGCCCGCGGTGGCGCGGCTGCGCGCCGACCCGGGCTGGGACTGCGCCCTGCTGGTGCTGCATGGCGTCGTGAACGCCGCCATCCTCTCGCACGCCCTGAGCGGCGGCCAGCGCCTGCTGTATGGCTCGCTGGTGCAGAGCCCGGCCTGCATCAATGTGCTGGACGTGGGCGCGGCGCCCGACGACTGGCTGCTGCGCGTCTGCAATTTCGCGCCCACCGGCGCCCTGCATGTGGAAGAACGCCACACCACCATGGAAGCGCTCTACCAGCAGTACCTGCGCTACCGCGCATTGCAAGACGAAAAAAAGGAGGCCTGA
- a CDS encoding EthD family reductase produces MIRITGTYVWREGARFDHETYEREHMALTRELLTPLGLTRLEAERFLHPKGPRAGEPVAATNAYFASLEQAQAALAQAGAQLAAHVAQYTDLQPQLRLSQLTSIA; encoded by the coding sequence ATGATCCGCATCACCGGTACCTATGTCTGGCGCGAGGGCGCCCGCTTTGACCACGAGACCTACGAGCGCGAGCACATGGCGCTGACGCGCGAACTGCTCACGCCGCTGGGCCTGACCCGGCTGGAGGCCGAGCGCTTCCTGCACCCCAAGGGGCCACGCGCTGGCGAGCCCGTGGCGGCCACCAATGCCTACTTCGCCAGCCTGGAACAGGCCCAGGCAGCGCTGGCCCAGGCCGGCGCCCAGCTCGCCGCGCATGTGGCGCAGTACACCGATTTGCAACCGCAGCTGCGCCTCAGCCAGCTCACGTCCATCGCCTGA
- a CDS encoding acyl-CoA dehydrogenase family protein, with amino-acid sequence MEFDYSPKVQAMQARLLAFFDQHIYPNEQRLHAEIEANRRAGNPWLATKLIEELKPLARQAGLWNLFLPKSSRAPEGLSNLEYAPLCEIMGRVWWAAEVFNCSAPDTGNMETLERYGTEAQKDQWLEPLLRGEIRSAFLMTEPAVASSDATNIECSIVRDGDEYVINGVKWWSSGAGDPRCAIYIVMGKTNPEAGRHEQQSMILVPANAPGVKVLRPLTVFGYDDAPHGHMEIELKNVRVPVGNLLLGEGRGFEIAQGRLGPGRIHHCMRSIGAAERALELMCQRAVSRVAFGKTLAQQTVTQERIAEARCMIDQARLLTLKAAYMMDTVGNKVAKAEIAMIKIVAPNMALQVIDWAMQVYGGAGVSGDTPLAMMWAHQRTLRFADGPDEVHRNSLAKLELSRHMKLPTDRVKMPVTRGA; translated from the coding sequence ATGGAATTCGACTACAGCCCCAAGGTCCAGGCGATGCAGGCCCGTCTGCTCGCCTTCTTCGATCAGCACATCTACCCCAACGAACAGCGCCTGCATGCCGAGATCGAGGCGAACCGCCGCGCCGGCAACCCCTGGCTGGCCACCAAGCTGATCGAGGAGCTGAAGCCGCTGGCGCGCCAGGCCGGGCTGTGGAACCTGTTCCTGCCCAAGTCCTCGCGCGCACCGGAGGGCCTCTCCAACCTCGAGTACGCGCCGCTGTGCGAGATCATGGGGCGCGTCTGGTGGGCCGCCGAGGTCTTCAACTGCTCGGCCCCCGACACCGGCAATATGGAGACGCTGGAGCGCTACGGCACCGAGGCCCAGAAGGACCAATGGCTGGAGCCGCTGCTGCGCGGCGAGATCCGCTCGGCCTTCCTGATGACCGAACCCGCGGTGGCCTCCAGCGACGCCACCAATATCGAGTGCAGCATCGTGCGCGATGGCGACGAGTACGTCATCAATGGCGTGAAGTGGTGGTCCTCGGGCGCCGGCGACCCGCGCTGCGCCATCTACATCGTGATGGGCAAGACCAACCCCGAGGCCGGCCGCCACGAGCAGCAGTCGATGATTCTGGTGCCCGCCAACGCGCCGGGCGTCAAGGTCCTGCGCCCGCTCACCGTGTTCGGCTACGACGATGCGCCGCATGGCCACATGGAGATCGAGCTCAAGAACGTGCGCGTGCCGGTCGGCAATCTGCTGCTGGGCGAGGGCCGCGGCTTCGAGATCGCCCAGGGCCGCCTCGGCCCCGGCCGCATCCACCACTGCATGCGCTCGATCGGCGCCGCCGAGCGCGCGCTGGAACTGATGTGCCAGCGCGCCGTCTCGCGCGTCGCCTTCGGCAAGACCCTGGCGCAGCAGACCGTCACGCAGGAACGCATCGCCGAGGCGCGCTGCATGATCGACCAGGCTCGCCTGCTCACGCTCAAGGCCGCCTACATGATGGACACGGTGGGCAACAAGGTCGCCAAGGCCGAGATCGCGATGATCAAGATCGTCGCGCCCAATATGGCCCTGCAGGTGATCGACTGGGCCATGCAGGTCTATGGCGGCGCCGGCGTCAGCGGCGACACCCCGCTGGCCATGATGTGGGCGCACCAGCGCACGCTGCGCTTTGCCGACGGCCCGGACGAGGTGCACCGCAACTCGCTGGCCAAGCTGGAGCTGTCGCGCCACATGAAGCTGCCGACCGACCGGGTGAAGATGCCGGTGACGCGCGGCGCCTGA
- a CDS encoding sensor domain-containing diguanylate cyclase, protein MSRFALARSWPTLAFALLLLGQAAALALSLGGGAGWLPWLLTGLLALSSLLALAALSTLRRARAKAERAQRTLEEAIDALPASVEIYDETDRLVAFNQRLVEIYPHMLREFQRRAGFEDMVRASLARQGIPEAIGREEEWLAERKRQRGRQSAPLLQNVHDEIWLRVFERRTPSGGIVGVRLDVSDLIHEQQRLAASQAHLHAIIQSAMNGILTLDAEGHVLEVNPSCEQLFGFSAAELQGGHLSMLFSGGLSELAPQSLLGQPREVSARHRSGEELSLQLTMAEVRTATTHLFVCIVTDFSERKRQELRLKRANELLARQSTTDGLTGVGNRRLFDQALQQEWLRSARSGQPLAILLVDIDHFKQYNDRYGHVAGDDALRRVATLLRSCVGRGGESVCRYGGEEFVVLLVDTDLAGAQVVAQRCLDSLRLAAIEHEASPVRPTLSLSIGVAARLGHSQVAAQSLLEAADAALYKAKQGGRARMVCEARIA, encoded by the coding sequence ATGAGCCGCTTCGCCCTTGCCCGCTCCTGGCCCACGCTGGCCTTCGCCCTGCTGCTGCTGGGCCAGGCCGCGGCCTTGGCGCTGAGCCTGGGCGGCGGCGCGGGCTGGCTGCCCTGGCTGCTGACGGGCCTGCTGGCGCTGAGCAGCCTGCTGGCGTTGGCGGCCCTGAGCACGCTGCGGCGCGCCCGCGCCAAGGCCGAGCGCGCCCAGCGCACGCTGGAGGAGGCCATCGACGCCCTGCCCGCCAGCGTCGAGATCTATGACGAGACCGACCGCCTGGTGGCCTTCAACCAGCGCCTGGTGGAGATCTATCCGCACATGCTGCGCGAGTTCCAGCGCCGGGCCGGCTTCGAGGACATGGTGCGCGCCTCGCTGGCGCGCCAGGGCATCCCCGAAGCGATCGGCCGCGAAGAGGAATGGCTGGCCGAGCGCAAGCGCCAGCGCGGCCGCCAGAGCGCACCGCTGCTGCAGAACGTGCACGACGAGATCTGGTTGCGCGTGTTCGAGCGCCGCACCCCCTCGGGCGGCATCGTCGGCGTGCGCCTGGACGTGAGCGACCTGATCCACGAGCAGCAGCGCCTGGCCGCCAGCCAGGCCCATCTGCACGCCATCATCCAGTCGGCCATGAACGGCATCCTCACGCTCGACGCCGAGGGCCATGTGCTGGAGGTCAACCCCAGCTGCGAGCAGCTGTTCGGCTTCAGCGCCGCCGAGCTGCAGGGCGGCCACCTGAGCATGCTGTTCAGCGGCGGCCTCAGCGAGCTGGCACCGCAGTCGCTGCTGGGCCAGCCGCGCGAGGTGAGCGCGCGCCACCGCAGCGGCGAGGAGCTCTCGCTCCAGCTCACCATGGCCGAGGTGCGCACCGCCACCACCCATCTGTTCGTCTGCATCGTCACCGACTTCAGCGAGCGCAAGCGCCAGGAGCTGCGCCTGAAGCGCGCTAACGAGTTGCTGGCGCGCCAGTCCACCACCGACGGTCTCACCGGCGTGGGCAACCGCCGCCTGTTCGACCAGGCCCTGCAGCAGGAGTGGCTGCGCAGCGCCCGCTCGGGCCAGCCGCTGGCCATCCTGCTGGTGGACATCGACCACTTCAAGCAATACAACGATCGCTACGGCCATGTCGCGGGCGACGACGCGCTGCGCCGCGTCGCCACCCTGCTGCGCTCCTGCGTGGGCCGGGGGGGTGAGTCGGTGTGCCGTTATGGCGGCGAGGAGTTCGTGGTGCTGCTGGTCGACACCGATCTGGCCGGCGCCCAGGTGGTGGCACAGCGCTGCCTCGACAGCCTGCGCCTGGCCGCGATCGAGCACGAGGCCTCGCCGGTGCGACCCACGCTGAGCCTCAGCATCGGCGTGGCGGCGCGGCTGGGGCACAGCCAGGTGGCGGCGCAAAGCCTGCTCGAGGCCGCCGATGCGGCGCTCTACAAGGCCAAGCAGGGCGGCCGCGCCAGGATGGTGTGCGAGGCCAGGATCGCCTGA
- a CDS encoding adenine phosphoribosyltransferase, with translation MQDPSAYIKQHIRTVPDWPVAGVQFRDITPLLSNPRVFRVLIDQFVHRYFDTRPAAIAGLDARGFIIGSVLAYELNVGFIPIRKKGKLPFTTVEETYELEYGSATVEMHTDAVQPGDRVVLIDDLIATGGTMLAGARLLQRLGATVIEGAAIVDLPELGGSARLRAAGLPLHTLVDFAGH, from the coding sequence ATGCAAGACCCCAGCGCCTATATCAAGCAGCACATCCGCACCGTGCCCGACTGGCCCGTGGCCGGCGTGCAGTTCCGCGACATCACGCCCCTGCTGTCGAACCCGCGCGTGTTCCGCGTGCTGATCGACCAGTTCGTGCACCGCTATTTCGACACCCGGCCGGCCGCCATCGCCGGGCTGGACGCGCGCGGCTTCATCATCGGCTCGGTGCTGGCCTACGAGCTCAACGTCGGCTTTATCCCGATCCGCAAGAAGGGCAAGCTGCCCTTCACCACGGTGGAGGAAACCTATGAGCTCGAGTACGGCAGCGCCACGGTGGAGATGCATACCGACGCGGTGCAGCCCGGCGACCGCGTGGTGCTGATCGACGACCTGATCGCCACCGGCGGCACCATGCTGGCCGGAGCGCGCCTGCTGCAGCGCCTGGGCGCCACGGTGATCGAGGGCGCCGCCATCGTCGACCTGCCCGAACTCGGCGGCTCGGCGCGCCTGCGCGCCGCCGGCCTGCCCCTGCACACCCTGGTGGATTTCGCCGGGCACTGA
- a CDS encoding Kelch repeat-containing protein has translation MSSSNFSIPRRGFLALGASWGLAGCGGGGDAGGTDPLPAAPAIQGFDTVAGSPLVGERLRLRPLFSGGAGRIEPEIGAVVSGVEVQTPVLDGPRCYTLVVEAAGRPTARRELLLPVRYRERYQALALPFALQYHAAVLAADGGVLVIGGSRGEPSLSNAIDRFDPASGRFERLGQMRTGRALHSATRLASGQILVLGGLISLEIGGVAELIDERSGAVLDAGRPRQPRARHAALALADGRVLVAGGLGRDTLELWDPQQRQFRLLAARMRHVREFPSLTQLADGRVLIVGGYHDGPVNVTAELFDPAAESLAAVATALDERRQLHEAHRMADGSVLILGGELIAPEGIRPLASVLRYEPLAGTLAGVQGLEQARTLVRSVRTAGDEIRLFGGQTEADAVAASACLYRPGQGATALPAMPVPRAWHSVTRLADGRILILGGDDAAGAPVAGGLLFD, from the coding sequence ATGAGCAGCAGCAATTTCTCGATACCGCGCCGCGGATTCCTGGCCCTGGGAGCCAGCTGGGGCCTGGCCGGCTGTGGTGGCGGCGGCGACGCGGGCGGCACCGACCCGCTGCCCGCCGCGCCCGCCATCCAGGGCTTCGATACCGTGGCCGGCAGCCCCCTGGTGGGCGAGCGCCTGCGCCTGCGGCCGCTGTTCAGCGGCGGCGCGGGGCGCATCGAACCCGAGATCGGAGCGGTCGTCAGCGGTGTCGAGGTGCAGACTCCGGTGCTGGACGGGCCGCGCTGCTACACCCTGGTGGTCGAGGCCGCGGGCCGGCCCACGGCGCGGCGCGAGCTGCTGCTGCCGGTGCGCTACCGCGAGCGCTATCAGGCGCTGGCGCTGCCCTTCGCGCTGCAGTACCACGCCGCCGTGCTGGCGGCGGATGGCGGCGTGCTCGTCATCGGCGGCTCGCGTGGCGAACCCAGCCTGTCGAACGCGATCGACCGCTTCGACCCCGCCAGCGGCCGCTTCGAACGCCTCGGCCAGATGCGCACCGGGCGCGCCCTGCACAGCGCCACGCGCCTGGCGAGCGGGCAGATCCTGGTGCTGGGCGGCCTGATCAGCCTGGAGATCGGCGGCGTGGCCGAACTGATCGACGAGCGCAGCGGCGCGGTGCTGGATGCCGGGCGGCCGCGCCAGCCGAGGGCGCGCCACGCCGCCCTGGCGCTGGCCGATGGCCGCGTGCTGGTGGCCGGCGGCCTGGGCCGCGACACGCTGGAGCTGTGGGATCCGCAGCAGCGCCAGTTCCGCCTGCTGGCCGCACGCATGCGCCATGTGCGCGAGTTCCCCAGCCTCACCCAGCTGGCCGACGGCCGCGTGCTGATCGTGGGTGGCTACCACGACGGGCCGGTCAATGTGACGGCGGAGCTGTTCGATCCGGCGGCCGAAAGCCTGGCCGCGGTGGCCACGGCGCTGGACGAGCGGCGCCAGTTGCACGAGGCGCATCGTATGGCGGATGGTTCGGTGCTGATCCTGGGCGGCGAGCTGATCGCACCCGAGGGCATCCGGCCGCTGGCCTCGGTGCTGCGCTATGAGCCGCTGGCCGGCACGCTCGCCGGCGTGCAGGGGCTGGAGCAGGCGCGCACCCTGGTGCGCAGCGTGCGCACCGCGGGCGACGAGATCCGCCTGTTCGGCGGCCAGACCGAGGCCGACGCGGTGGCCGCGAGCGCCTGCCTCTACCGGCCCGGCCAGGGTGCGACGGCGTTGCCCGCCATGCCGGTGCCACGCGCCTGGCACAGCGTGACGCGCCTGGCCGATGGCCGCATCCTCATCCTGGGCGGCGACGATGCCGCCGGCGCGCCGGTGGCGGGCGGCCTGCTGTTCGACTAG
- a CDS encoding LysR family transcriptional regulator: MNRPVDRSIDIRQLRYFLVLAEELNFRRAAERLHLTQPPLSRQIAALEAALGTPLLERRGNSTRLTEAGQQARQRFAEAVAAFEAAVRSVGSAAARPRAKLRLGLPWWVDMSAFAQLEQRLGGSLPPLEPVLGPGPELLAQLQRHELDAALLTMPHELQGLRHQRVARLAHVAMIPASSALARKRALRLRELEALPAFLRFRKQQNPALWTHFQRLYDAAGFRPARELDAPGTSATIAQIAAGRGCTLMPAAFARQKYPGVAARRLLDDIYVELHLVLGERLEAPLAQALQAQADLLAGALA; this comes from the coding sequence ATGAATCGCCCCGTCGACCGCAGCATCGACATCCGGCAGCTGCGCTACTTCCTGGTGCTGGCCGAGGAGCTGAACTTCCGCCGCGCCGCCGAGCGGCTGCACCTCACCCAACCGCCGCTATCGCGCCAGATCGCCGCGCTCGAAGCGGCGCTGGGCACGCCCCTGCTGGAGCGCCGTGGCAACAGCACGCGGCTGACCGAGGCGGGGCAGCAGGCCCGCCAGCGCTTTGCCGAGGCCGTGGCCGCCTTCGAAGCCGCGGTGCGCAGCGTCGGCAGCGCCGCGGCACGGCCCCGCGCCAAGCTGCGCCTGGGCCTGCCCTGGTGGGTGGACATGAGTGCGTTTGCGCAGCTCGAGCAGCGCCTGGGCGGCAGCCTGCCACCGCTCGAGCCGGTGCTGGGGCCGGGCCCCGAGCTGCTGGCCCAGCTGCAACGCCACGAGCTGGACGCCGCCCTGCTCACCATGCCGCACGAGCTGCAAGGCCTGCGCCACCAGCGCGTCGCGCGGCTGGCCCATGTGGCGATGATCCCGGCGAGCAGCGCGCTGGCGCGCAAGCGTGCGCTGCGCCTGCGCGAGCTGGAGGCGCTGCCGGCCTTTCTGCGTTTTCGCAAGCAGCAGAACCCTGCGCTCTGGACGCATTTCCAGCGGCTCTACGACGCCGCCGGCTTCCGGCCCGCGCGCGAACTCGACGCCCCCGGCACCTCGGCGACGATTGCGCAGATCGCCGCAGGCCGCGGCTGCACGCTGATGCCCGCGGCGTTCGCGCGCCAGAAATACCCCGGCGTGGCGGCCCGGCGCCTGCTGGACGACATCTATGTGGAGCTGCACCTGGTGTTGGGCGAACGCCTCGAAGCCCCGCTGGCACAGGCCCTGCAGGCACAAGCCGATTTGCTGGCGGGCGCGCTGGCCTGA
- a CDS encoding DUF2805 domain-containing protein: protein MAKPIPRLSPDEIQRIIATAFTDRPPYNKVLMEHGLGQGELVQLMKRELTSSAYKLWAAQGKGVKAPTKKAQWPHGR from the coding sequence ATGGCCAAACCTATTCCCCGCCTCAGCCCGGACGAGATCCAGCGCATCATCGCCACCGCGTTCACCGACCGTCCGCCCTACAACAAGGTGCTGATGGAGCATGGCCTCGGCCAGGGCGAGCTGGTGCAGCTGATGAAGCGCGAGCTCACCTCCAGCGCCTACAAGCTCTGGGCGGCCCAGGGCAAGGGAGTGAAGGCGCCCACCAAGAAGGCCCAGTGGCCGCACGGGCGCTAG